In one window of Microbacterium dextranolyticum DNA:
- a CDS encoding acyl-CoA carboxylase subunit epsilon has translation MSTLADTPDAPSSEDAARTVSAEVLRGDPTPEELAAVVSVVREAYLREAAEALAEPEPRPSAWQISARGLREPLNRDLGWR, from the coding sequence GTGAGCACGCTGGCCGACACTCCCGACGCGCCGTCGAGTGAGGATGCCGCGCGCACGGTGAGCGCCGAGGTGCTCCGCGGCGACCCGACGCCGGAAGAGCTCGCAGCCGTCGTCTCGGTCGTGCGCGAGGCGTACCTTCGCGAGGCCGCAGAAGCGCTCGCGGAGCCCGAGCCGCGCCCCTCGGCGTGGCAGATCTCGGCTCGCGGACTGCGCGAGCCGCTGAACCGCGACCTCGGCTGGCGCTGA